One Actinomycetota bacterium genomic window, TGGAACACGTGCTGTCGGAGCACCTGGAGTCGAGGCTGGACGCGCTGCTCGGTCACCCCACGGAGGACCCGCACGGCGACCCGATCCCCACGGCCGACCTGACCGTGGACAGCAGTCGTTACCCTCCGCTCGTGGAGCTCCATGACGGGGCACGGTGCGTGGTCCGCCGCGTGAGCGACCGCGACCCCGAGATGCTGCGCCACCTCGGGGCCCTGGGGATCCGTCCGGGGGCCGAGGTGACCGTGCTGTCGTCCACTCCGTTCGGGGGCGACGTCCGCATCCGCGTGGGCAGGCGCGTCCGGCAGCTGGGCGCGCGCGCCGCGGAGTGCGTGTTCGTGGACGGCCTGGACGAGGAGGCCTCATGAGGCTGAGGTGGTGGAGGGCAGACGACCCGGCTCCCGTCCGAGACACGACGATGTCGCGCCGGGACTTGCTCCGCGCGGGATCCGCGGCGGCCGGCGGTGTCGTGGCGGCCGGGGCGCTGGGCAGGTTCGCGTCCGCCGCCCCCTCCCCCACACCGGTCACGCACGACCCTGCCCGGCACGGGACCGGCGGCCGGGCGAGCCAGCAGGACCCCGCCGGCCACCACGGCCACAGCGGTGGGACCGCGGGAAGGCGCGTGGACCACGCGCGCAACGGCTTCGACCCAACCAAGATCCTCTACGACTGGGACCTGGGCACCACCAGCACCATGCCCGACGGCCGCACCCTGCGCGAGTACCGCGTGATAGCCGTGGACAAGGAGATAGAAATCGCGCCGGGTCTGTTCTTCCCGGCGTGGACCTTCGCCGGACGCGTACCCGGCCCGACGCTGCGGTGCACGGAAGGCGACCGCATCCGCATCGAGTTCATCAACGGCGGCACCCACCCACACACGATGCACTTTCACGGCATCCACTCCGCACGAATGGACGGCGTCCCAGGGGTGGGGGCGGGCATGATCGAGCCCGGGGGCCGGACGATCTACGAGTTCGACGCGTTCCCATTCGGCTGTCACCTGTACCACTGCCACGCGGTCCCGCTGAAGCGCCACATCCACAAGGGCCTGTATGGCGCGTTCATCATCGACCCCGACCCGGCCCGCCACGCGGACAAGTCCGACGCCGCTCGCCGACGCACCCTCGAGGGGGCCAGAGAGGCGGGGGTGCGCGAGATGGTGATGGTCATGAACGCCTTTGACACCAACTTCGACGACGAGAACGAGGTCTACGCCGTCAACACCGTCGCTTTCGCGTACGCGGAGGCCCCCATAGTCGTGGGGACCGAGGAGGACGTCCGGATCTACCTCGTCAACATCACCGAGTTCGACCCAATCAACTCGATTCACCTCCACGCGAACTTCTTTGACTACTACGACCACGGCACCACGCTCGAGCCGACGCTGAAGACCGTCGACACGATCATGCAGTGCCAGGCGCAGCGCGGGATCCTGGAGTTCAACTTCCGGGGCTTTGAGCCGGGCCTGTACATGTTCCACGCCCACCAGAGCGAGTTCGCCGAGCTGGGCTGGATGGGCAGCTTCGACGTGGTGGAGGGCCGGCCGGCGTGATCCCGAGGCCGCCGGCGTCCAACCCGCCCGCGCCCCGAGCGCGCTGGGTGGCGGGGCTCGTCCCTCTGGTCCTTCTCGCCGGACTGGTCGCTCTGTTCCTGGTTGCCGACCCGCTGCGCAACCTTCGTGGCGACGCCCCTCCCGTCGAGGAGCTGACGATCACCCGTGCGGTCCTGGACGAACGGCCGCGCCGCATCGACCTGCACGTCACCAACGGGGGCCCGGAGCCGGTGACGGTGGCTCAGATCCAGGTGGACGGCGCCTTCTGGCCGTACAAGCTGGACGGCAGCAGACAGATCGACCGGCTGGGCTCGCGCCGCGTCCGCATCGACTATCCATGGGTGGACGGCGAGACGCACCAGGTGGTCCTGCTTTCGTCCACGGGAGTGGCGTTCGCGCACGAGATACCGGTCGCGGTCCGGACGCCGGACGTCACGCGCTCCACGCTGCTCACCTTCACGCTGCTAGGAGCGCTGGTCGGCGTAGTGCCGGTCCTGCTCGGACTGCTGTGGCTTCCGTTCCTCAGCTCCCTGCGTCCGCGCTGGGTGAACTTCTTCCTGGCGCTCACAGCCGGACTGCTGGTCTTCCTGGGGGCCGAGGCCGTGCACGAGGCGCTGGAGGTGTCGGCATTGGTGCCCGGCGCGCTCCAGGGGTTCGGACTGGTGGTCCTGGGCGTGCTGCTGTCCATCGCGCTGCTCTACGGCATCGGGGGATGGATGCGAAGCCGGCGCGGATCGGCGTCGCCGTTCTACGTGGCTCTGCTGGTGGCATTGGGAATCGGACTCCACAACCTCGGCGAAGGTCTGGCCATCGGCGCCGCGTACTCGCTCGGCGAGGTCGGGCTCACGTCGTTTCTCGTGCTGGGGTTC contains:
- a CDS encoding ZIP family metal transporter; amino-acid sequence: MIPRPPASNPPAPRARWVAGLVPLVLLAGLVALFLVADPLRNLRGDAPPVEELTITRAVLDERPRRIDLHVTNGGPEPVTVAQIQVDGAFWPYKLDGSRQIDRLGSRRVRIDYPWVDGETHQVVLLSSTGVAFAHEIPVAVRTPDVTRSTLLTFTLLGALVGVVPVLLGLLWLPFLSSLRPRWVNFFLALTAGLLVFLGAEAVHEALEVSALVPGALQGFGLVVLGVLLSIALLYGIGGWMRSRRGSASPFYVALLVALGIGLHNLGEGLAIGAAYSLGEVGLTSFLVLGFILHNTTEGLGIVAPLARERPSIGSLLLLGAIAGIPTIAGTWIGGLSYNPAAAVLFLSLGAGAIFQVV
- a CDS encoding multicopper oxidase domain-containing protein; amino-acid sequence: MRLRWWRADDPAPVRDTTMSRRDLLRAGSAAAGGVVAAGALGRFASAAPSPTPVTHDPARHGTGGRASQQDPAGHHGHSGGTAGRRVDHARNGFDPTKILYDWDLGTTSTMPDGRTLREYRVIAVDKEIEIAPGLFFPAWTFAGRVPGPTLRCTEGDRIRIEFINGGTHPHTMHFHGIHSARMDGVPGVGAGMIEPGGRTIYEFDAFPFGCHLYHCHAVPLKRHIHKGLYGAFIIDPDPARHADKSDAARRRTLEGAREAGVREMVMVMNAFDTNFDDENEVYAVNTVAFAYAEAPIVVGTEEDVRIYLVNITEFDPINSIHLHANFFDYYDHGTTLEPTLKTVDTIMQCQAQRGILEFNFRGFEPGLYMFHAHQSEFAELGWMGSFDVVEGRPA
- a CDS encoding metal-dependent transcriptional regulator is translated as MSSSSAVQDYLKAIYQLGGDGSHVSTSDLADRLDVRAPSVSSMVRRLHDQGLARHSRYQGVKLTRAGVRQALEVIRHHRLLELYLVKELGMDWDQVHEEAEVLEHVLSEHLESRLDALLGHPTEDPHGDPIPTADLTVDSSRYPPLVELHDGARCVVRRVSDRDPEMLRHLGALGIRPGAEVTVLSSTPFGGDVRIRVGRRVRQLGARAAECVFVDGLDEEAS